AATTAACTCCCGTTCTGTCGGGAGATTCTTCCAAACCTCGGCAGATTTCCCTCGTAAGTCACGTACGCTTATGAATTTCATAACCTAACCTCCAATTGTGTACTAACAGTGTACACCATTGTCACTCATAGTCAAGTTTATCCTTCACATAATGTCTAAAATCAGCGGCGACTGTAAGACGTCCGCTGCCTTGTTGTCCATGCTTTTCATTCTTTTCTTTGCCTCTTGTCAATGACTGGCCTCTCTGTTTTCGTCTGGATGGTAGTGCTGATCGACAAATATCAATCTGCTTATATCAAAGCCGAGTGCCGCTGCCTTTGCTATGAGGGCATCCTTCAGATCGTTCTTTATTTCCGGGTCTCTGGCCAGAATCCATAAATAAGATTTGTCAGGCCCGCAAACTAGCGAATAGCGGTAATGCTCATTATCAAGTTCGAATACAATATATGAACCGTAAAAGGGCCCGAAGAAGGTAACTTTTAAGTAACCCTTATCTGTCCCCTGAACGAAGTATGCTTTCCCTTCAGCTTGTTTCCACATCTTTTCTTTTTCAGAGTAACCACGGTTCAATACCCTTACACCAACGTCATCCCTCATGGTATATTGGGCGGTTACCCGAGTTAGACCCCGTTCAAAAGCATGGTCTATCCTCGCAATTTCATAC
This is a stretch of genomic DNA from Pseudomonadota bacterium. It encodes these proteins:
- a CDS encoding lipocalin family protein, with amino-acid sequence MRKIAIVLFIFLFGCVGIPEKVKPVDNFKLERYLGKWYEIARIDHAFERGLTRVTAQYTMRDDVGVRVLNRGYSEKEKMWKQAEGKAYFVQGTDKGYLKVTFFGPFYGSYIVFELDNEHYRYSLVCGPDKSYLWILARDPEIKNDLKDALIAKAAALGFDISRLIFVDQHYHPDENREASH